One Falco biarmicus isolate bFalBia1 chromosome 9, bFalBia1.pri, whole genome shotgun sequence genomic region harbors:
- the GTF3C5 gene encoding general transcription factor 3C polypeptide 5 isoform X2, whose amino-acid sequence MAAARPWGERGSAVLELPRTPRLVCVEYPGLVRDVGAMLRTLGGEQGVSRIYADPAKRLELYFRPRDPYCHPVCANRFPTSTMLLKVKRRTKKKKQSEAEEQIQPEVQFEMEILGIVTTVYKFQGMSDFQYLAMHSAPDGKPTSMYDKVLMLKPEKEEFFNRELPLYIPPPIFSRLDTPVDYFYRPDIQHREGYNNPQVSGENLIGLSRARRPHNAIFVNFDDEEIPTKPLDAAVQTWKKMCTNPVDRKVEEELRKLFEVRPVWSRNAVKANISVHPDKLKLLLPYLAYYMLTGPWRSLWVRFGYDPRKHPEAKIYQVLDFRIRCGMKYGYAPNDMPVKAKRSTYNYSLPITVKKQVSHTVSVHDLKQGLGTSGASSTKKPASSRYKLKESIYIFREGALPPYRQMFYQLCDLNVESLQKIIHRNDGTESECTERDGWCLPKTSDDLRDTMSLMIKQIIRSTRPALFSNTSSSEDGKEQLAYESAEDEDDEEEEEEDFKPSDGSENEMETEILDYV is encoded by the exons aTGGCGGCGGCCAGGCCgtggggggagcggggctcGGCCGTGCTGGAGCTGCCCCGCACGCCGCGATTGGTTTGCGTGGAGTACCCAGGGCTGGTGCGGGACGTCGGGGCCATGCTGCGGACactgggaggagagcagggggTGTCGCGG ATCTACGCCGACCCTGCCAAAAGGCTGGAGCTCTATTTCCGCCCCAGGGACCCTTACTGCCATCCAGTCTGCGCCAATCGCTTCCCCACCTCCACCATGCTGCTCAAGGTGAAGAGGAGGACCAAGAAGAAGAAGCAGTCGGAGGCCGAAGAACAAATCCAGCCAGAAGTCCAgtttgaaatggaaattcttGGGATTGTCACCACCGTTTACAAATTTCAAG GAATGTCTGATTTCCAGTACCTGGCGATGCACTCTGCTCCTGACGGCAAACCAACCTCCATGTATGACAAAGTCCTAATGCTCAAAccagagaaggaagaatttttcAATAGAGAATTACCTCTCTACATCCCGCCACCAATTTTCTCACGTCTGGACACTCCTGTTGACTATTTTTATCGGCCAGATATACAACACCG GGAGGGCTACAACAACCCCCAGGTGTCTGGTGAGAACCTGATTGGCCTCAGCAGGGCCCGTCGCCCGCACAACGCAATCTTTGTGAACTTTGATGATGAAGAAATCCCAACTAAACCACTGGATGCTGCTGTACAGACCTGGAAGAAAATGTGTACCAATCCTGTGGATAGAAAGGTGGAGGAAGAACTGAGAAAG CTCTTTGAAGTCCGTCCCGTCTGGTCTCGGAATGCAGTAAAAGCCAATATCAGTGTCCACCCGGACAAGCTGAAACTTCTGTTGCCGTATTTGGCCTATTACATG TTAACAGGTCCTTGGAGAAGCTTATGGGTTAGGTTTGGGTATGACCCCAGAAAACACCCTGAAGCAAAGATTTATCAAGTACTGGACTTCCGAATTCGCTGTGGAATGAAATATG GTTATGCCCCTAATGACATGCCCGTGAAAGCAAAGCGCAGCACGTATAACTACAGTCTGCCCATCACTGTCAAGAAGCAAG tgaGTCATACAGTCAGTGTACATGATCTGAAACAGGGGCTTGGTACCTCCGGTGCATCCagtacaaaaaaacctgcatccAGCAGGTATAAACTAAAG GAATCCATCTACATTTTCCGAGAAGGAGCCTTACCGCCTTATCGGCAGATGTTCTACCAGCTCTGTGACTTGAATGTGGAAAG cCTACAGAAAATCATCCATCGGAATGATGGCACAGAGTCAGAATGCACAGAGCGGGACGGGTGGTGCCTTCCAAAGACTAGTGATGATCTGCGAGATACCATGTCTCTGATGATAAAGCAGATAATCAGATCCACAAGACCTG CTCTTTTCTCAAATACAAGCAGCAGTGAAGACGGCAAAGAGCAGCTGGCATATGAATCTGCAGAGGATGAGgatgatgaagaggaggaggaagaggactTCAAGCCTTCTGATGGGagtgaaaatgaaatggagACAGAGATTCTGGACTATGTGTGA
- the GTF3C5 gene encoding general transcription factor 3C polypeptide 5 isoform X1 codes for MAAARPWGERGSAVLELPRTPRLVCVEYPGLVRDVGAMLRTLGGEQGVSRIYADPAKRLELYFRPRDPYCHPVCANRFPTSTMLLKVKRRTKKKKQSEAEEQIQPEVQFEMEILGIVTTVYKFQGMSDFQYLAMHSAPDGKPTSMYDKVLMLKPEKEEFFNRELPLYIPPPIFSRLDTPVDYFYRPDIQHREGYNNPQVSGENLIGLSRARRPHNAIFVNFDDEEIPTKPLDAAVQTWKKMCTNPVDRKVEEELRKLFEVRPVWSRNAVKANISVHPDKLKLLLPYLAYYMLTGPWRSLWVRFGYDPRKHPEAKIYQVLDFRIRCGMKYGYAPNDMPVKAKRSTYNYSLPITVKKQVSHTVSVHDLKQGLGTSGASSTKKPASSRYKLKESIYIFREGALPPYRQMFYQLCDLNVESLQKIIHRNDGTESECTERDGWCLPKTSDDLRDTMSLMIKQIIRSTRPAVKTAKSSWHMNLQRMRMMKRRRKRTSSLLMGVKMKWRQRFWTMCELREPSGCCWAESSLLSFHDSCGFSDHAQDVGKQNLY; via the exons aTGGCGGCGGCCAGGCCgtggggggagcggggctcGGCCGTGCTGGAGCTGCCCCGCACGCCGCGATTGGTTTGCGTGGAGTACCCAGGGCTGGTGCGGGACGTCGGGGCCATGCTGCGGACactgggaggagagcagggggTGTCGCGG ATCTACGCCGACCCTGCCAAAAGGCTGGAGCTCTATTTCCGCCCCAGGGACCCTTACTGCCATCCAGTCTGCGCCAATCGCTTCCCCACCTCCACCATGCTGCTCAAGGTGAAGAGGAGGACCAAGAAGAAGAAGCAGTCGGAGGCCGAAGAACAAATCCAGCCAGAAGTCCAgtttgaaatggaaattcttGGGATTGTCACCACCGTTTACAAATTTCAAG GAATGTCTGATTTCCAGTACCTGGCGATGCACTCTGCTCCTGACGGCAAACCAACCTCCATGTATGACAAAGTCCTAATGCTCAAAccagagaaggaagaatttttcAATAGAGAATTACCTCTCTACATCCCGCCACCAATTTTCTCACGTCTGGACACTCCTGTTGACTATTTTTATCGGCCAGATATACAACACCG GGAGGGCTACAACAACCCCCAGGTGTCTGGTGAGAACCTGATTGGCCTCAGCAGGGCCCGTCGCCCGCACAACGCAATCTTTGTGAACTTTGATGATGAAGAAATCCCAACTAAACCACTGGATGCTGCTGTACAGACCTGGAAGAAAATGTGTACCAATCCTGTGGATAGAAAGGTGGAGGAAGAACTGAGAAAG CTCTTTGAAGTCCGTCCCGTCTGGTCTCGGAATGCAGTAAAAGCCAATATCAGTGTCCACCCGGACAAGCTGAAACTTCTGTTGCCGTATTTGGCCTATTACATG TTAACAGGTCCTTGGAGAAGCTTATGGGTTAGGTTTGGGTATGACCCCAGAAAACACCCTGAAGCAAAGATTTATCAAGTACTGGACTTCCGAATTCGCTGTGGAATGAAATATG GTTATGCCCCTAATGACATGCCCGTGAAAGCAAAGCGCAGCACGTATAACTACAGTCTGCCCATCACTGTCAAGAAGCAAG tgaGTCATACAGTCAGTGTACATGATCTGAAACAGGGGCTTGGTACCTCCGGTGCATCCagtacaaaaaaacctgcatccAGCAGGTATAAACTAAAG GAATCCATCTACATTTTCCGAGAAGGAGCCTTACCGCCTTATCGGCAGATGTTCTACCAGCTCTGTGACTTGAATGTGGAAAG cCTACAGAAAATCATCCATCGGAATGATGGCACAGAGTCAGAATGCACAGAGCGGGACGGGTGGTGCCTTCCAAAGACTAGTGATGATCTGCGAGATACCATGTCTCTGATGATAAAGCAGATAATCAGATCCACAAGACCTG CAGTGAAGACGGCAAAGAGCAGCTGGCATATGAATCTGCAGAGGATGAGgatgatgaagaggaggaggaagaggactTCAAGCCTTCTGATGGGagtgaaaatgaaatggagACAGAGATTCTGGACTATGTGTGAACTCCGTGAGCCGTCTGGCTGCTGTTGGGCAGAATCGTCTCTGCTCTCGTTCCATGACAGCTGCGGGTTCAGCGACCATGCCCAGGATGTGGGAAAGCAGAACTTGTACTAA